The DNA region GGTGAGCATGATGGGCAGCGAGTCGAGGCCGACCTGCGCGATCGATCCGACCGACAGCTGCACGCCCAGCAGCACGACCGCCAGTTGCAGCAGGAACTTGCCCGAGTAGGCGATGCCGGGCTGGATGCGGGCATCCGCTCGGTCGTGCCGGGCCATCACCCGCGGACGGATGACCGACAGCAACACGCCGAGGACGATCGCCGGCACGGCGGAGCCGAGCACGGGCACGAGCGCGCCGATGCCGGTGGACACCACGGCGATCGCGGCGGTGACCAGCACGCCGGGGAGCACGTCGGCGCCTCGCACGAGGAGTCGGGAGGGGAGGGTCCGGGTGGGGGAGAGCTGCACGGGTCAAGCCTGTCACGTCTCGGCGCGGACGCCGGCGGATAGGGTCGGAGCATGACGGATCTGCGGGTCGGTTTTCTCGGCGGCGGGCACATCAACGGGTCGCTCCGTCGGGCTGTGGAGGACTCACGGCCGTATCGGGTGGTCGGCACGTTCGGGCGGGATGCCGAGCTGCCGGACGCGGGGACCGTGGACGTGATCGTCGAGGCGGCCACACAGCAGGCCGTGCGCGAGCGCGTGCCCGCGCTGCTGGAGCGCGGCATCGACGTCATCCTGCTGTCGATCGGCGCGCTCGCGGACGCGGAGCTGCGGACGACGCTCGGCCGACGGATGCCGGGCCGCGGCCGGATCATCGCCTGCACGGGCGCGATCGGCGGGCTGGATCAGGTGCGCGCGCTGCGTGCGTCCGGCCCGTTGAGTGAGATCTCGCTGGAGAGCCGCAAGTCGCCGGCCGCGCTGATCCAGCCCTGGATGGCCGACTCCCTGCAGGCCGCGCTGCGCGCCGGCCAGACGGAGATCGTGTTGGCGGAGGGGCCGGCCGGAGACGTGGCGCAGCGCTTCCCGGCATCCGCCAACGTCGTGGCGGCGCTGGCGCTCGCCGCGGACGCCTGGGACATCGCGACCGCCCGGGTGGTCGCCGACCCCGGGGCGGTGCGCACTCGCCACGAGGTTCGCGCGGCGGGTGCACTGGGCGAGGTGCGCGCGGTCGTCACCAATGCGCCGTCCTCCGAGCGGCCCCGCTCCAGCGCCGTCGTCGCCTGGGCCGCTCTGCGGGCTCTCGACGACTGGGCGCGGCTGCGCGGGTTCCCGGACGCCGGTGGGCTGACGTTCCTCTGAACGGGGGTGCACCGGCTCAGAGCCCGGCGAACCCTCGTACGAGCATGTGGACGACGTCGTTCAGATGCTCGAGGTCGGCAGCGATCCTCGCCTCGATGTGAGGGAGCCGTCGGTGCGGCCTGCGCACTTCATCGACGAGACCCTCGATCAGGGTGAGGACGCGGCGACCTCCTCGCCGTGCCCGGTGAGGGCGTGTCAGGCAGGGGATCGCTCTTCTGCCTGAGGTCCCCGCACCCCAAGGCGCCGCGGTGGAGGGTGCTCTCAACCGCTGGTGAGGAAGCCGCGCAGCAGGGCGTCGGACCCCTCCACGTGTTCCAGCATGGCCTGCGCGGCGACATCGGGGTAGCCGGCCAGGATCGCGTGCACGATCGCAGAGTGCTGGTCGTTGGAGTTGGTGAGGTTCGGCGCCAGGAGCGGGAGGGCGCCCAGCGCCTGGTTGACCCGGGTGCGCAGGTCTGCCATCAGCCGGACCAGGTCGGATGAGCCGGTCAGCTCGGCGATGGTCAGGTGCAGCTTCGAATCGAGTCGGCGGTAATCCGCCGCATTCGCCGTCATCGACTCGTCGAGCACCGCCTGCAGCGTGGCGCGCTCGGCGGCGGTGAGGTCACGCCCGGCGGTGACGCGTGCCGCGCCCACATCCAGGACACGGCGGAGCACGGAGATGTTCTCGAGCTCCTCCTCGTCGAGTTCGCGTCGCCGGCCGACCGCCACGTCGCGTTCAGGCAGCGCATCCGCCACGAACGTGCCGCCGTAGCGCCCCCGCTTCGACACGACGTAGCCGTGCTCGACGAGTGTTGACAGGGCCTCTCGGACGGTGTTGCGACCGACCTTGAGCAGTTCGGCGAGGTCGCGTTCGCTCGGGAGGCGCTCGGCGGGCGCGATGATGCCGAGACGAATGGCCTGCAACAGGCGCTCGACCGTCTCCTCGTACGTGTTGGTCGGCCGCCTCCCGCGGTGCAGGAACGCGGTCGCAGCTGCCGACGCGTCCATCTTCCCCTTCACATCATCGATTTCCCGGCGATCATTACGACTTTAGCCCGCTGCCTCCGCCGGAGGACGGCGGGCGACGCCGCGGCTCACTCTGTCGAGATGAAGACGTTCTTCGTCTCCGTGAAATTCAGCGGTGCGTCCGGACCGAGCTCTCGTCCGAGACCGGACTGCTTGAACCCGCCGAACGGGGTCGAGTGGCGTACGGAGGAATGCGAGTTCACCGACAGCGCGCCGCTCTGCACTTCCTGAGCCACGCGAAGCGCCCTGCCGAGGTTCTCCGTCCAGATCGAGCCGCTCAGACCGTATATCGAGTCGTTGGCCAGTCGCACCGCGTCGGCCTCGTCATCGAAGGGGAGCACGGCGACGACGGGCCCGAAGATCTCCTCCGTGGCGATCCGGTCCTCGCGCGACGGCGTCACCACGGTGGGGGCGAACCACGCCCCGGGGCCGTCGGGGCGCGACCCCCGGAAGGCCACCGGGGTGCTGTCGTCGAAGAAGGATGCGACGCGGTCGCGGTGCGCGAGGGTGACCAAGGGGCCCACCTCGGTGCGCTCGTCGAGCGGATCGCCGACCACCACACTCGCCACGGCTTTCTCGAAGTGCTCCATGAAGCGCTCGTAGACGCTGCGCTGCACGAGCAGGCGGCTACGGGCGCAGCAGTCCTGTCCCGCGTTGTCGAACACGGAGTACGGGGCGGTGGCGGCCGCTCGCTCGATGTCGGCGTCCTCGAAGACGATATTGGCGGACTTGCCGCCCAGCTCCAGCGTGACCGGCTTGACCTGCTCCGCGGCGCCGGCCATGATGCGCCTGCCGACCTCGGTGGAACCAGTGAACACGATCTTGCCGACGTCCGGGTGCGTCACGAATCGCTCGCCGACGACCGAGCCGCGTCCCACCAGCACCTGGAGGAGCCCCTCCGGCAGTCCGGCATCGAGCGCGAGCCGCTGCAGTCGGATGCTCGTCAGGGGCGTCCACTCCGCCGGCTTGAGCACGACGGCGTTGCCCGCGGCCAGTGCAGGAGCGAAGCCCCACGAGGCGATCGTCATCGGGAAGTTCCACGGTGTGATGACCCCGATCACGCCGTAGGGCTGGTGGAAGGTCACGTCCACCCCGCCGGTGACGGGGATCTGCTGGCCGATGAGCCTCTCCGGCGATCCGGCGTAGTATTCGAGCACATCGCGGACTTGCGCAGCCTCGCCGCGCGACTGGGTGATGGGGTGGCCCGAGTTCTTCGTCTCCAGTCGCGCCAGGGTCTCGATGTCGGCATCGACCGCTTCCGCGAAACGGCGCAGGAGTCGGGCGCGGTCCTGCGGTGAGACGCGCGCCCAGGCCCGCTGCGCGGTGACAGCGCGTGCGATCGCCGCATCCGTCTGCTCGGGTCCGAGATGCTCGACCGTCTCGACGACCGTCTCATCGGCGGGGTTGATGATCGTATAGCTCACGACTGCTCCCTTGCGTTCGTCTCCGCTGGTGCCCTCCGCACGGAGGGAGATTCAAATATACGCTGACATAACCATTACAAGAGACAGGAGCTTCGATCATCTCCAGATTTTCCCAGTAGCGCTGATTTTAAAGTTCCACTAACATGACCATTACGTTCGTCCAGACGGACGGATCGGTCTTCTACTCAGAGTTGAGCGCGAGGGCGGGGAATGACGATTCGGCTCGATCGTGATGCAGAGCGGTATCTGCTGGGGCGTCGCGAGCACAGCGCCATGAGCAGTGCAGTGCTCGACGCGGCCGCGCTGAGGGCGGAGGAACGGAACCTGCGCCATCGCTACGGTCACGGCCCGAGGATGTGGAGCGAGTCGTCGCAGCCCGCCTCCGGCGACGTGCCACGACATCACATCCTCGACCCCGTGGAGAGCGCCGTCGGCGAGTTGATCTACATCCACGGCGGCGGCTGGGTGATGGGAGAGCCCGAGGACTACCTCGCGGTCTGCCGCGCGCTCGCCCACGCCAGCGGATGGCGGGTGGTCGTCCCGGACTACCGCAAGGCGCCGGAGCATCCCTTCCCCGCCGGTCTGGACGATGCGCGCGCCGTCGTCGGACACCGGCTGAGCATCCGAAGCTCCGACGCCGAGCCGATCCCGTTCGGCGTGGGCGGGGATTCGGCCGGCGGCTGCATTGCCGCGGTTCTGGCCGGGGAGCACTCCGCGGCTGTGTCGGTGCAGGTGCTCATCACCCCCGTGCTGGACAGCGACCTCGACACCCCCAGTTACCTCGACCCGCAGCGCCAGCTCACGCTCACCCGGGAGGTCATGGCCTGGTTCTGGGATCAGTACCGGCCCGGCGGCGACCGGACGGATGCACGGCTGGCCCCGCTGCGCTCGACCCGCCTGGCGGACCTGCCGCCGACCGTGTTCGTGTCGGTGGGCACCGACGTGCTGAAGTCCGAGGGAGACGCGTATCTTCAGCGGCTCCGGTCAGCCGGCGTCGACGTGCGCCACCGCGACTTCCCCGGCCAGCTGCACGGATTCTTCCAGCTCCACAATGTCATGGCGGCCTCGGCGGAGGCGGTCGACTGGATCGCCGGCGAACTGCGCAGGGTGTCGTCTCCGGGGCGCACCGCCCTCGTCGAAACAGGAGGACATCAGTGACCGCACGAGAGCATGTGACGGATGCCATCGTCGTCGGAGCCGGTTTCGCCGGCCTCTATCAGCTGATCCGGCTGCGCGATCTCGGTCTGGACACGGTGGTGCTCGAGCGTGCGCCGCAGGTCGGCGGCACCTGGTACTGGAACAGGTATCCGGGCGCCCGGTGCGACATCACCTCGCTGGACTACTCGTACTCCTTCGATGCGGAACTGCAGCAGGAGTGGGAGTGGAGCGAGAAGTTCGCCACCCAACCGGAGATCCTCCGCTATGCCGAGCACGTCGCCGACCGGTTCGACCTGAATCGCGACATCCGGTTCGGCCGGGCGGTGACCGCGGCGCGATGGGAAGAGCAGACGCAGACCTGGACGGTGACCGTCATGCCCGCGGACAGGTGGGGTGCGCCGCAGGACCACTCCGCCGGTGAACTCTACCGCGCGAAATACCTCATCCTCGCCGTCGGGAACCTCTCGGCCGCTCACCTCCCGGACATCGCCGGGATCGCGGACTTCGCCGGGCGCAGCTTCCACAGCGCACAGTGGCCCGAGGACGGCGTCGACTTCACCGGTCGGAGGGTGGGGATCATCGGCACGGGCTCGACGGGCATCCAGATCATCCCGCTGGTCGCCGAACAGGCCGGGCACCTCACAGTGTTCCACCGGACGCCGAACTTCAGCCTCCCCGCAGGCAACCGTCCCCTGCACCCCGAGGAGGTGCGGGAGCGCAAGGCCGACTACCCCGCCTACCGCGAGCGCGCACGGCATTCCTTCACCGGCGTGCCCGTCCCCGTGCCGACGCGGAGCGTCTTCGAGGTGACGGCGCAAGAGCGCGAGCGCGTGTTCGAGGAGGCTTGGGAGTCCGGCGTGTACGGCGCCCTGCTCGCCTCGTTCACCGACCTGTCCACCGACGCGGATGCCAACGAGCTGGCTGCGGAGTTCATCCGGCGCAAGGTGCGATCCCTCGTGGAGGACCCCGAGCTGGCCGCGGTGCTCGAACCGCGCGGCAACTACTTCGGGACCAAGCGGACCTGTCTCGACACCGGTTACTACCAGACCTTCAACCGGCCCGACACCACCCTCGTCGATCTCCGGCAGGAGCCGCTCGTGCGAATCACCCGCACCGGGGTGGCCACGGAGGGGCGCCACGTCGAGCTGGACGACCTGATCTTCGCCACCGGCTTCGACGCCATGACCGGCTCGCTGCTCGCGATCGATCCGGTGGGCAGAGGAGGGCTCGCGCTCAGTGAGGCATGGCGTGAGGGCCCGTACACGTTCCTCGGGCTCGCCGCGCATGACTTCCCGAACATGTTCTTCATCACCGGCCCCGGGAGCCCGTCCGTGCTCAGCAACATGATCGTCTCGATCGAGCAGCACGTCGACTGGGTCACAGGCTTCATCGAGCGCGCGGAGCGGGACGGCGCCCCTGCCATGCATCCGACAGAGCAGGCTCAGCGGGAGTGGATGCAGACCGTCCACGACGAGGCCGCCAAGACGCTGTACCTGCATGGGAACTCCTGGTACCTCGGCGCGAACGTCCCCGGCAAACCGCGGGTGTTCATGCCATACGTCGGCGGTGTCGGGCAGTACCGCGACATCGCCGAGCGGGAGGAGGCGGACGGCTACCCGAACTGGGAGCGCGTCGCCTGACCCACCCCCGACCTCAGTCAACGACGACGAAAGGGAACGACCGATCATGACCGAGAAGATGGACAGTACGGTCTCCGCGCAGCCCCAGGCTGCGAAGGAGGCATCCGACAGAGGTACGCTGCAGAAGGACTCGCTGAGCTGGGGTCACGTCGCACTGCTCTCCCTCGCGGGGTGCGGCCCGGCTGCGGTGATTGCGCTGAACCTGCAGTTCATGGGCCAGTTCGCGGGACTCGCGCTGGTCTTCGCGTTCGTCCTGGTCTGGCCCGCGATCCTGCTGTTCATGAACTCGCTCGCCGAGTTCTCCCGCCGGATCACCAGCGCCGGCGGCCTGTATGCCTACAACCTGCGTACCTGGGGGCCGAAGTTCGGCTTCGTGTACGGGTGGACCTTCATGGGCGCGTACATGGTGCTCGCCGCGGCCGGTTTCGCCGTGTTCGGCGGGTGGCTGGCTGAATGGCTGCTCAGCCAGTTCGGCCTCGACATCCCCTGGTGGCTGATCACGCTCGTCGCGCTCGCCGCGGTCACCGTGTTGTCGATGCTCGGGATCACCGAGAGCATGCGCACCTCCCTGGTGCTCATCGGCGTCTCGGTGGCCGTGATCCTCGCTCTCGCGCTGTGGATCGTCGTCACCGGCGGCGACAGCCAGGGCGGCGGATTCAGTGGCGAGCCGCTGATCCCCGGCGGTGCGGGCACCCTGGGCTGGGCCGGCATCGGACTTGCGATGACGTACGGCGTCCTCTCCCACGCGGGCATCGAGGAGGGCACCACGCTGTCCGAGGAGGTGCGCAAGCCGAAGAAGAACGTCGGCAAGGGGCTGTGGGTGGTCGCGACCATCCTGCCCGCCTTCTACATCCTCGTCAGCTATGCGATGGTGCACGGATACGGCATCGCCCGCATCGACGAGTTCGGTCAGGATCCCGCCCCGCTGCAGACCATTGCGCTGCACTACTGGGGCGAAGTGGGCCTGGGCATCGTCGTGGTGGCCGCGATCATCAGCATCCTGGGCTTCAGTCAGGCCGGCTACCTGGCCGGGACGCGCGTGATGTTCACCCTCGGCCGCGACCACGTCCTGCCGCGCTGGATCGGCCTGAGCTCCGAGCGCCGCACGCCCGCCAACGCGTCCATCGCGATGGGTGTGGTCTGCCTGATCCTCGGCATCCCGCTCGGGCTGATCGTCGGCCCCTTCGACGTCTGGGGGTACTTCGGGTTCCTGGTCGGCATCTTCTTCCTGGTGTCGTACATCGTCACCAACATCGCGATCGTCGTGTACTCGCGGCGGGAGGGCTTCTTCACCGTGTTCCGGCACGGCGTGCTCCCCATCCTGGCGGCGCTGATCTTCGCGTACCCGCTGTACAGCTCGCTGTGGCCGATCCCGCCCGGCGAGTACGCCGTCCTGCCCTGGGTGTACGCCGCCTGGGTGCTGATCGGCGTGGTGCTGCTCGTGATCACCGCGAAGCGCCGTCCGCAGGTGCTGGAGCGCATGATGGAGGAGGAGACGAAGTGGTGACGGGCTCCCCCGAGTCAATGCTGCCGGCGCAGGCGACCGAGAGCCTCGAGACCCTCGCGGCATGGTGCGAGCAGGAGGGCATCGAGACGGTCGTCCCCGGCACGGCCGACACCAACGGCGCGTGGATCGGCAAGCGCGTGCCGCTGGGCGACTTCCTGCGCATGGCGCGTGGGCACGGCATCCCATACTGCGACGTGCTGTTCGCGATCACCCGGGACGGCATGGAGAACGTCTACGCACCGGAGGGGGTCTCCACGTACTTCCCGACGCATCGCAACGGATACCCGGACATCTTCTTCCGGCCCGACGTCTCCAGCGCCCGCCTGCTGAGCTGGCACGAGCGCACGGTCGCCGTGAACGGCATCTACCACCTGCCGGACGGGTCGGAGGTGCCGATCACGCCGAGGCGCGTGCTGACGAAGGTGCGGGAGCGGCTGCGTGGGCTGGGATACGAGCCGTACGCGGCGACGGAGTTCGAGTTCTACGTCAGCGACGGAACGCCGGAGGAGCTGCGCGCCTCCGACTGGCGGCTGCGGCCGCTGTCCACGCGTGCGTACACCTACCAGGTGTTCCGCTCCTCACTGGATCAGGAGTTCCTCTCGCGCTGGCAGAAGCACCTGCAGAACGCGGGGATCGCCGTCGAGGCGCTCAACCCGGAGACCGGTCCCGGCCAGTACGAGCTGAACGCCCGGTATACGGATGCGCTGCGCTGCGCCGACGACTCCTTCCTGTACAAGAACGGAATCAAGGAGATGGCCGCCATGGAGGGGCGCACCGCCTCGTTCATGGCCATCCCGCGTTCGGACTGGGCGGGCTCGTCCTGTCACATCCACCAGTCGATCCGGTCGGCGGACACCGGCGAGCCGGTGATGATGGCGCAGGGCGGGCCGGGTGGGCATCCCGAGCTGTCCGAAGTCGGCAGGCACTACGTGGCCGGGGTGCTGGCGACGCTGCGGGACTTCGCAGCGATCTACTGGCCCACCGTCAACTCCTATCGGCGGGCGAAGCCGTACTCGTGGGCGGCCACCACGGTCAGCTGGGGCGTGGACAACCGCTCGACGGCGTTGCGGGTGGTCGGCGAGGACGCCGGCTCCCTCCGGCTGGAGAACAGGATGCCGGGGGCGGACGTGAATCCGTATCTCGCGATCGCGGCCACCCTGGCCGGCGGGGCGTACGGCATCGAGCGCAGGCTGGAGCCGCCGGCGCCCTACCAGGGGGATGCCTACGCCGACCCGTCGCTGGAGCCGCTGCCGAAGTCGCTGGACGAGGCGGTGGACATCCTCGAGCGCAGCGATCTCGTTCGTGAGCTCCTGGGCGAGGACTTCATCGTCCATTACGTGACGACGCTGCGCACGGAGCTGGCCCAATGGCACGCGCACGTCTCCGACTGGGAGGTGGGTCTGTACTTTGAGTCAGCATGATGCGATGCCCGCGGGTGTCGGCGATCCGGGCGAGCCGTCTGCGGCGCCGCGTCCTTTGATCGGGATCTGCGCGGCGTACGAACGTGCCTCGTGGAGCTTCTGGGACATGGAGGCGGCGCTGGTCGCGAGCACCTACCTGGAGCACCTCGCCCACGGTGAGGCGGTTCCACTCGCATTCATCCCCTCGGAACAGACGATCGCGGAGGCGGACGACCTCGTCGGTCGCATCGATGGGCTGCTCCTGCTCGGGGGGGCGGATGTCGATCCTGCGCACTACGGGGCGGAGCCGGAGCCCGAGCTCGAGGCGACGGTGCCGCTGCGCGACCGCAGCGAGATCGCCCTGGTGCAGGCGGCCGTGCGCCGGCAGATCCCGGTGCTGGGGATCTGCCGGGGGCTGCACGTGATGAACGTCGCCACCGGCGGGACTCTGCATCAGCACATCGGCGAGCACGCCGACAGCACGCACCGCAAGGCGCCGGGACACCTGGACGAGACGACCGCGCACGAGGTGGAAGTCATGGCGGGGTCGCGGCTGGGTGCGGCGATCGGCGCGGGTGTGCAGGAGGTCAACAGCCACCATCACCAGGCCGTGGATCGGCTGGGTGACGGGGCTCGGGTGACGGCGATCAGCCCGGGCGACGGACTGGCCGAGGCCGTGGAGTGGGACAGCCCGGTGTTCACACTGGGCGTGCAGTGGCATCCCGAGGCGGCACAGCTGGGCGGGATCATCCACCAGTTCATCGAGGAATGCCGCACGGCGCGGGCGGCGTGCCCGGCCGCGGCGGCACAGCACTGAGACGACGGAAGTCTGAGAGGAACATCATGGGGAAGCTTGACGGGAAGGTCGCGGTCATCACCGGGGCCAGCGGCTCGATCGGCCGGGCCAGCTGCGAGGTCTTCGCGCGCGAGGGGGCGACGGTGGTCGGCGTCGACCTCCGGGAGGGCGATGCGCCGTGCGACCACTTCTTCACGTGCGATCTCACCAACGAGGCCGACGTGCAACGGCTGTACGAGGACGTCGCCGCGCGCACCGGTCGCATCGACATCCTGTTCAACAACGCCGGCATCGCCATCCCGGAGGACCAGTCGGTGCTGACCACCGACCTGGCCGCCTGGCAGAAGGTCATCGACGTCAACCTCACCAGCGTGTTCCTGTGCTGCAAGTACGGGATCCCGCAGCTGCTGCGCAGCGGCGGCGGCAGCGTCGTGAACACGGCCTCGCTGGTGGCCTCGGTGGGCTCGGCCGCGTCGCAGATCGCGTACACCGCGTCGAAGGGCGGCGTGCTGGCGATGTCGCGCGAGCTGGGCGTCGAGTTCGCGAAGAAGGGCATCCGGGTCAACGCCATCAGCCCCGGACCGGTCGACACCCCTCTGCTGGCCGGACTGTTCGACCAGTCCGAGAAGGCCCGTCGGCTCGTGCACGTGCCGCGAGGTCACTTCGGCGCGCCGGAGGAGATCGCCGAGGCCGCGGCATTCCTCGCCTCCGATGCCGCGTCATACATCAACGCCACCGACTTCAAGGTGGACGGCGGCATCCACGCCGCCTACGTCACGGCACTGGACGAGGACTGACGCGCCCGCGACGCGGGTTCTCGACGGGTCCGGGCGTCCGGGTGCGGACATGTCCGATGATCGCGTCACAGCGGGCATCCTCTTCTCCGCGACCGGTGCGGAGCATCCGCTCCGATCACGCCGTCCGCTGCTCCCGTCCCGGCGGAGCCGCCATCCGGTGATGGCGAACCGGCGGGCACCGGGGGCGCCGTGTCCCCGTAGGAGCGGATTGCGTCGCCGACTCGACGACATCGCTGTCCCGCCGCTGAAACGACGGCCGTCGCCTGCTCAGAGCCCGGCGAACCCCCGTACGAGCATGTGGGCGACGTCGTTCAGATGCTCGAGGGTCAGTGCCCGAGCGCGCTCGGGATCGTGCTCCGTGAGGGCGCCGAGGATTGCTCGGTGCGCATCGATCTCCTGCTGCGAAGTGATCCGCGTCTCGATGTGGGGGAGCAGGTGGTGCAGTCTGCGCACCTCGTCCACGAGACCCTCGAGCATGGCATGGACGCGGCGACTTCCGGAGATCTCCGCCAGTGCGAGGTGGAACTCGCGGGCGGCGAGGAGCGCGACGTCGAGTGCCGTGGCCGTGCTGTGGTCATCGAGGAGTCGCGTGAGGGATGCGATCTGCGCGCCCGTCGCTGAGCGCGCGGCCTCCTCGGCGAGGGTCGGTTCGATCATCCGGCGGATTGCGAAGATGTCGCGGACATCGCGGAGTTCGACGGGTCTGATGAGGTAGCCCTTGCGGGGCAGCACGACGACCCATCCGGAGTGGGCGAGGAGTCGGAGTGCTTCACGGACCGGTGTCTTGGAGACCCCGAACTCCTCGGCGAGGTCGGCTTCGTAGATGACGTCACCAGGTCGTCGTTCGACTCTGAGGATCTGATCGCGCAACCTGTCATACACATCATCGGTCAACGACATGCGGCAACTCTCCTGGGTGTCTTGTGGATCCGTCAAGCCGATCGAGCCGTGAGCGGGGCTTCGGATTCAGATATATCACTATAACACTTGAGAAGTGCGGTATAGATATGACACTCTGTGAGCACGTCGAAGATGACTGAGGGAAGGGCACGTGCCGTGATCGCTCCGCAGAGGCCGACAGCAGTGGTGTCGCTGGTCGTGCAGCGCCTCGCGCTCGTGATCCTCGTGGTCGGGGCGTGGGAGATGATCGCGCGTTGGCTGGATGCACGCTCGATACCGTCGGTCGCGCCCGTGTTCGACGCGTCGCTGCACACCGTCGGCACCGATCGGTTCTGGAGTGCTCTCGGAGGCACGATGCAGTCCTGGGCGATCGGGATGCTGATCGCTTCGGGGGTGGGGGTGGCTCTGGGGCTGATGATCGGCGCGAGCCCGCTGCTGACCCGTGTCACGGGCGGCATGATCGACTTCCTGCGGACAGTCCCGGCCATCATGCTGGTCCCGCTGGTGGTCCTCGTCCTCGGCGCCACGGCGGAGATGAAGATCCTGCTGATCGCGCTCTCGGCCCTGTGGCCCATCCTGGTGCAGTCCACGTACGCCATCGGCCACGTGGATCCGGTCTCGCGCGATACCGCGACCGTGTTCCGCCTGGGCAGAGTGCAGCGGATCCTCCGGCTGTACCTGCCCAGCGCTCTCCCGCTGATCGCGACGGGCATCCGGGTCGCCGCGACGGTGGCGCTTCTGATCTCCGTCGGCGCCGAGATCATCACCAGCGCACCGGGGATAGGCCACGAGATCCTGCTGAGCCAGGCGAACGGGAGCCCTGCCCGCGCGTTCGTCTACGTGCTGCTGAGCGGTGCCCTCGGCGTGGCGATCAACCTGACGTTCCTGTTCGTCGAGCGGCGGGTCATCTTCTGGCACGGCATCCAGCAGCGGAAGGCCGCCTCATGAAGCTCAGGACCGTGGTCGCGCTCGAACTGGCCCTGCCCCTTGCGGTGGTGGCCGTGTGGTGGATCGTGTCCGATGACAGCTCTTCACCGTACTTCCCGCCGCTGCGCGAGATCCTCACCGCATTCGTCGACACCTGGATGCGGGGTCGGAACCTCGATGTGCTGGGGATGACACTGCTGACCTTCGGCGTCGGGTACGCCATCGCGATCGCTCTGGGGATCACGGCAGGCGTGCTGCTGGCGGCGAGCCGCGCAGCCGCCGACTTCATCGCACCGCTGTTGGAGTTCCTGCGGGCGCTTCCCGCCATCGCGCTCGTCCCGGCGTTCATCTCCGCCCTGGGCACGGACATGAGGATGCGGGTGAGCATCGTCGTCTTCGCGTCGGTGTGGCCGGTGCTGCTGAACACCATCGACGGCGTCCGCGGGCTGGATCC from Microbacterium soli includes:
- a CDS encoding APC family permease codes for the protein MTEKMDSTVSAQPQAAKEASDRGTLQKDSLSWGHVALLSLAGCGPAAVIALNLQFMGQFAGLALVFAFVLVWPAILLFMNSLAEFSRRITSAGGLYAYNLRTWGPKFGFVYGWTFMGAYMVLAAAGFAVFGGWLAEWLLSQFGLDIPWWLITLVALAAVTVLSMLGITESMRTSLVLIGVSVAVILALALWIVVTGGDSQGGGFSGEPLIPGGAGTLGWAGIGLAMTYGVLSHAGIEEGTTLSEEVRKPKKNVGKGLWVVATILPAFYILVSYAMVHGYGIARIDEFGQDPAPLQTIALHYWGEVGLGIVVVAAIISILGFSQAGYLAGTRVMFTLGRDHVLPRWIGLSSERRTPANASIAMGVVCLILGIPLGLIVGPFDVWGYFGFLVGIFFLVSYIVTNIAIVVYSRREGFFTVFRHGVLPILAALIFAYPLYSSLWPIPPGEYAVLPWVYAAWVLIGVVLLVITAKRRPQVLERMMEEETKW
- a CDS encoding FadR/GntR family transcriptional regulator, producing the protein MDASAAATAFLHRGRRPTNTYEETVERLLQAIRLGIIAPAERLPSERDLAELLKVGRNTVREALSTLVEHGYVVSKRGRYGGTFVADALPERDVAVGRRRELDEEELENISVLRRVLDVGAARVTAGRDLTAAERATLQAVLDESMTANAADYRRLDSKLHLTIAELTGSSDLVRLMADLRTRVNQALGALPLLAPNLTNSNDQHSAIVHAILAGYPDVAAQAMLEHVEGSDALLRGFLTSG
- a CDS encoding aldehyde dehydrogenase family protein, with the protein product MSYTIINPADETVVETVEHLGPEQTDAAIARAVTAQRAWARVSPQDRARLLRRFAEAVDADIETLARLETKNSGHPITQSRGEAAQVRDVLEYYAGSPERLIGQQIPVTGGVDVTFHQPYGVIGVITPWNFPMTIASWGFAPALAAGNAVVLKPAEWTPLTSIRLQRLALDAGLPEGLLQVLVGRGSVVGERFVTHPDVGKIVFTGSTEVGRRIMAGAAEQVKPVTLELGGKSANIVFEDADIERAAATAPYSVFDNAGQDCCARSRLLVQRSVYERFMEHFEKAVASVVVGDPLDERTEVGPLVTLAHRDRVASFFDDSTPVAFRGSRPDGPGAWFAPTVVTPSREDRIATEEIFGPVVAVLPFDDEADAVRLANDSIYGLSGSIWTENLGRALRVAQEVQSGALSVNSHSSVRHSTPFGGFKQSGLGRELGPDAPLNFTETKNVFISTE
- a CDS encoding aspartate dehydrogenase domain-containing protein — its product is MTDLRVGFLGGGHINGSLRRAVEDSRPYRVVGTFGRDAELPDAGTVDVIVEAATQQAVRERVPALLERGIDVILLSIGALADAELRTTLGRRMPGRGRIIACTGAIGGLDQVRALRASGPLSEISLESRKSPAALIQPWMADSLQAALRAGQTEIVLAEGPAGDVAQRFPASANVVAALALAADAWDIATARVVADPGAVRTRHEVRAAGALGEVRAVVTNAPSSERPRSSAVVAWAALRALDDWARLRGFPDAGGLTFL
- a CDS encoding alpha/beta hydrolase: MTIRLDRDAERYLLGRREHSAMSSAVLDAAALRAEERNLRHRYGHGPRMWSESSQPASGDVPRHHILDPVESAVGELIYIHGGGWVMGEPEDYLAVCRALAHASGWRVVVPDYRKAPEHPFPAGLDDARAVVGHRLSIRSSDAEPIPFGVGGDSAGGCIAAVLAGEHSAAVSVQVLITPVLDSDLDTPSYLDPQRQLTLTREVMAWFWDQYRPGGDRTDARLAPLRSTRLADLPPTVFVSVGTDVLKSEGDAYLQRLRSAGVDVRHRDFPGQLHGFFQLHNVMAASAEAVDWIAGELRRVSSPGRTALVETGGHQ
- a CDS encoding NAD(P)/FAD-dependent oxidoreductase; this encodes MTAREHVTDAIVVGAGFAGLYQLIRLRDLGLDTVVLERAPQVGGTWYWNRYPGARCDITSLDYSYSFDAELQQEWEWSEKFATQPEILRYAEHVADRFDLNRDIRFGRAVTAARWEEQTQTWTVTVMPADRWGAPQDHSAGELYRAKYLILAVGNLSAAHLPDIAGIADFAGRSFHSAQWPEDGVDFTGRRVGIIGTGSTGIQIIPLVAEQAGHLTVFHRTPNFSLPAGNRPLHPEEVRERKADYPAYRERARHSFTGVPVPVPTRSVFEVTAQERERVFEEAWESGVYGALLASFTDLSTDADANELAAEFIRRKVRSLVEDPELAAVLEPRGNYFGTKRTCLDTGYYQTFNRPDTTLVDLRQEPLVRITRTGVATEGRHVELDDLIFATGFDAMTGSLLAIDPVGRGGLALSEAWREGPYTFLGLAAHDFPNMFFITGPGSPSVLSNMIVSIEQHVDWVTGFIERAERDGAPAMHPTEQAQREWMQTVHDEAAKTLYLHGNSWYLGANVPGKPRVFMPYVGGVGQYRDIAEREEADGYPNWERVA